One Thermococcus kodakarensis KOD1 genomic window carries:
- a CDS encoding Nif3-like dinuclear metal center hexameric protein: protein MNRDELVSFLDEYLNISAYPDKSSNGLQVEGNEEVERVAFTVDTTLRTIERAAKAGADMMVVHHGMIWGGLEYVTGVHYRRLKALIENGLNLYVAHLPLDAHPEVGNNVELLRLLGLEPKGPFGEYRGLTIGFWGEFEEPQPIEKIAQIVAEKLDTTVRAYEFGKREIKTVGAISGAGAFALEEAWRKGIDLLITGEFGHADYLTAVDLPQSVLVAGHYKTETLGVKALMPVLGKKFGLDVFFIDEPTGL, encoded by the coding sequence ATGAACCGCGATGAACTCGTCTCTTTCCTCGACGAGTACCTAAACATATCTGCCTACCCAGACAAGTCGAGCAACGGCCTTCAGGTTGAGGGGAATGAAGAAGTTGAGAGGGTAGCGTTCACCGTTGACACTACACTCAGAACCATAGAACGCGCCGCTAAAGCCGGGGCTGACATGATGGTAGTCCACCACGGCATGATCTGGGGCGGGTTAGAGTACGTAACGGGGGTGCACTACAGGCGTCTGAAAGCTCTCATAGAGAACGGTCTGAACCTCTACGTTGCCCATCTTCCCCTCGATGCCCACCCAGAGGTGGGGAACAACGTGGAACTGCTCAGACTCCTTGGCCTGGAGCCGAAGGGGCCCTTTGGCGAGTATAGGGGGCTGACCATAGGCTTCTGGGGCGAGTTTGAGGAGCCTCAGCCCATAGAGAAGATCGCGCAGATAGTCGCGGAGAAGCTCGACACGACGGTTAGGGCCTACGAGTTCGGGAAGAGGGAGATAAAGACCGTTGGAGCAATCAGCGGGGCGGGGGCGTTTGCCCTTGAAGAGGCCTGGAGAAAGGGAATCGACCTGCTCATAACAGGGGAGTTTGGGCACGCGGACTACCTAACGGCCGTTGACCTGCCGCAGAGCGTTCTCGTTGCCGGCCACTACAAAACGGAGACCCTTGGCGTTAAGGCCCTGATGCCAGTCCTCGGGAAGAAGTTCGGGCTGGATGTATTTTTCATCGACGAGCCGACCGGCCTTTGA
- a CDS encoding sodium/proline symporter, whose translation MEAQTQMLIVLVGYLLFLISVGIYQGRKTKSSKDFAIAGRQLPGWVAALSERATGESAWALLGLPGFAFAAGLAAIWPAIGCVLGIVVAWVIFAPRLRREAEKYDASTFVDYIAKRHPDAEKWIRILGSLTIAFFFFFYVGAQFIGGGKTLNALFDIDPKIGMIITAMIILPYTVAGGLKSVAYTDTIQAIVMIVTLIIAPIVGIHYISTHHDVFAHSVTEALKASGPEYSTILGGLAGSAAIIFVIAEFSWFFGYLGGMPQLSIRFMAIKDEENAKLARNVGVAWTIIAYIGALLIGWIGIAIFGPSGLADQEQVMPEVMLKLFPPALAAVFITGAVAAMLSTADSLLILASTELSENFLRPFVLAKDMDPRRGLTISRITTIALGIIALIMAFIVPSDLIYTIVGYTWAGIGDTFSVIVILTLFWKKFHGKAVPPTIIAGLLFTVFWVSSGLDAKVSARLMTFIVTAIVAVVATYAIKPENTRTGA comes from the coding sequence ATGGAAGCCCAGACTCAAATGTTGATTGTTCTGGTTGGGTATCTTTTGTTTTTGATAAGCGTCGGTATCTACCAGGGCAGGAAGACCAAGAGCAGTAAAGACTTCGCCATAGCCGGCCGACAGTTGCCCGGATGGGTCGCCGCACTGTCAGAGCGCGCCACTGGAGAATCTGCATGGGCTCTTCTTGGACTACCAGGGTTTGCGTTCGCGGCGGGCCTGGCGGCAATCTGGCCAGCTATAGGCTGTGTCCTCGGAATCGTCGTCGCTTGGGTAATCTTCGCTCCCAGACTGAGAAGGGAGGCCGAAAAATACGACGCATCGACTTTCGTGGACTACATAGCGAAGAGACATCCCGACGCTGAAAAGTGGATAAGGATTCTCGGCAGTCTGACGATAGCGTTCTTCTTTTTCTTCTACGTCGGTGCACAGTTCATAGGCGGCGGAAAGACCCTAAATGCCCTCTTCGACATTGACCCCAAGATTGGAATGATCATCACAGCGATGATAATACTCCCGTACACGGTAGCGGGAGGCCTGAAGAGCGTTGCGTACACGGACACAATCCAGGCAATCGTCATGATAGTCACGCTCATCATCGCCCCAATAGTTGGAATCCACTACATCTCCACGCACCATGATGTCTTTGCTCACTCGGTTACTGAGGCGCTCAAAGCTTCCGGACCAGAATACTCAACGATACTCGGGGGACTCGCCGGGAGTGCGGCAATCATATTCGTGATAGCCGAGTTCTCCTGGTTCTTTGGATACCTCGGCGGAATGCCACAGCTCAGCATAAGATTCATGGCAATAAAGGATGAGGAAAACGCCAAGCTGGCCAGAAACGTCGGCGTTGCATGGACGATAATAGCCTACATAGGTGCCCTTCTAATCGGCTGGATCGGCATAGCGATCTTTGGGCCGAGCGGACTCGCGGATCAGGAGCAGGTTATGCCGGAGGTAATGCTCAAGCTCTTCCCGCCTGCCTTGGCGGCGGTCTTCATAACAGGCGCTGTAGCGGCCATGCTCTCCACTGCGGACTCTCTCCTCATCCTCGCGTCAACGGAGCTCTCCGAGAATTTCCTCAGGCCATTTGTGCTCGCCAAAGACATGGATCCACGCAGGGGCCTGACGATCTCCAGAATCACAACCATCGCACTCGGAATAATAGCCCTCATAATGGCCTTCATTGTTCCGTCGGACCTAATCTACACAATAGTCGGCTACACCTGGGCAGGAATCGGGGACACGTTCTCGGTCATAGTGATCCTGACTCTCTTCTGGAAGAAGTTCCACGGAAAGGCGGTCCCACCGACGATAATCGCAGGACTGCTCTTCACGGTATTCTGGGTCAGCTCGGGTCTCGATGCAAAGGTCTCAGCGAGGCTGATGACGTTCATAGTGACTGCCATCGTGGCCGTTGTTGCAACGTACGCCATAAAGCCTGAGAACACCCGGACAGGGGCATGA
- a CDS encoding potassium channel family protein translates to MRRVIKRFLEKRFPELKVYDYNQLLGLSRGYSISRIQVKRNSWLANKTLRELELDKEGVLVLGIFRKTPEGEKYLGAPRGDTQVLPGDILICYGPEEALLNLSKRVRGIKGDKEHEEAVKKAELKRMEEEMLSGS, encoded by the coding sequence ATGAGGAGGGTCATAAAGAGGTTCCTTGAAAAGAGGTTTCCAGAGCTCAAAGTTTACGACTACAACCAGCTTCTTGGACTCTCGAGGGGGTATTCGATCTCAAGGATACAGGTTAAGAGAAACAGCTGGCTGGCGAACAAGACGCTGAGAGAGCTTGAACTGGACAAAGAGGGAGTTTTAGTGCTTGGAATATTTAGGAAGACCCCCGAGGGCGAGAAGTACTTGGGGGCACCGCGAGGCGACACTCAAGTTCTTCCAGGAGACATTTTGATCTGCTACGGTCCCGAAGAGGCACTCTTAAATCTGTCAAAGCGCGTCAGGGGTATAAAGGGCGATAAAGAGCACGAAGAGGCCGTTAAAAAAGCAGAACTTAAAAGAATGGAAGAGGAGATGCTCTCCGGTAGTTAG
- a CDS encoding COG1470 family protein — MRRIFIVFFAVLLATSALASAETFTIVLHTGQSISVNGVTVRFLDFSEDGRVAVQVKGTTHVLSYGDTIEVVKGINLTVGSLSFSESSVLLVLYGENISMGEQPSNIQLESRFPSKITQPGEDVVFTVRVRNLGQEGFVPVVVTAPRGWDAKVLAGNSEVDGVYLKSGETAEVSVVLRPPSRPGKYPVVLQAGDSELTLWVTVVGGGVEITCLYPVKEVEAGRNVSFSLVLSSKVPVTVPLNVTLPSGWEGKFLAGGDFVRGVYLSGESTVELLVSVPSNASVGWYPIEVGAGDARTTLSVYVSKSHAGENGTVTVKVLDPESGNYIPGASVQLLRDGETVVSARTLSDGTAVIEAPEGEYTLIVTKDAYNTVRRTIRVTAGSEVEVKVSLKKLPYYFTADALSPTKSGVLGDVFVYEVVLKNLGENDDTYTFDLKAPEGWGALVTDDPSSRRGMGSVYVESGSDTRLYVVLIPPDTAEIGDYHAALKITSLGSGEEKILNFTASLSGSYGIALSPGKYSLKIEAGKSAELHVRVYNTGTSPLTNVKLNVELPEDWKTKAQITPERMSELGRDEVAEFTVKFTVPANVDSGDYVVKISAVSDQDKSEEKIRVTVTKGGGSEYIGIAVILGALVLLGILLRKYGRR, encoded by the coding sequence ATGAGGCGCATCTTTATCGTCTTTTTTGCAGTGTTGCTTGCCACTTCGGCTCTGGCCTCGGCAGAGACCTTTACCATTGTCCTGCATACTGGCCAGAGTATATCCGTGAACGGGGTTACGGTTCGGTTCCTAGACTTTTCAGAGGACGGGCGGGTGGCAGTACAGGTCAAGGGGACTACTCACGTGCTTTCCTATGGAGACACCATCGAGGTAGTGAAGGGGATAAACCTGACAGTGGGTAGCTTGAGCTTTTCTGAGAGTTCAGTGCTGCTTGTCCTCTATGGGGAAAACATCAGCATGGGGGAGCAACCATCCAACATCCAGCTTGAGAGCAGGTTTCCCAGCAAGATTACTCAGCCAGGGGAGGATGTCGTGTTTACCGTTCGGGTACGGAACCTCGGCCAGGAAGGGTTCGTTCCGGTGGTCGTAACAGCTCCGAGGGGGTGGGATGCGAAAGTTCTGGCCGGCAACTCGGAAGTTGATGGGGTGTACCTCAAGAGCGGCGAGACCGCTGAGGTCTCGGTTGTTTTGAGGCCTCCCTCCCGTCCTGGGAAGTACCCTGTTGTCCTCCAAGCGGGGGACTCCGAGCTGACTCTGTGGGTTACTGTAGTTGGTGGGGGTGTTGAGATAACCTGTCTTTACCCCGTTAAGGAAGTTGAAGCGGGCAGGAACGTCTCGTTTTCGCTCGTTCTTTCTTCGAAGGTACCCGTCACGGTGCCCCTCAACGTTACCCTCCCTTCTGGATGGGAGGGGAAGTTCCTGGCCGGGGGTGACTTCGTTAGGGGAGTTTACCTCTCTGGAGAAAGCACCGTTGAGCTCCTCGTCAGCGTGCCTAGCAACGCTTCGGTTGGCTGGTATCCCATTGAGGTAGGCGCCGGAGACGCGCGGACTACCCTATCAGTCTACGTATCAAAAAGCCATGCTGGGGAGAATGGAACAGTGACCGTTAAGGTACTCGATCCCGAGTCGGGAAACTACATCCCGGGGGCCTCTGTTCAGCTCCTTCGTGATGGCGAAACCGTTGTCTCTGCCAGAACGCTCTCCGATGGAACCGCCGTTATTGAAGCCCCCGAAGGGGAATACACTCTGATCGTCACGAAGGATGCGTACAATACGGTAAGGCGGACGATCAGGGTAACCGCGGGTTCTGAGGTTGAAGTGAAAGTCTCGCTGAAAAAGCTCCCCTACTACTTTACCGCCGATGCACTTAGCCCAACCAAGAGCGGAGTTCTGGGTGATGTGTTCGTTTACGAGGTTGTTTTGAAGAACCTGGGGGAAAACGACGATACATACACGTTCGATTTGAAAGCTCCTGAGGGATGGGGGGCACTTGTGACCGACGACCCGAGTTCGAGAAGGGGCATGGGAAGCGTGTACGTCGAGAGCGGCTCGGATACTCGGCTGTACGTTGTTTTGATCCCACCCGACACCGCCGAAATCGGGGACTACCACGCGGCGCTCAAAATCACCTCCCTGGGAAGCGGCGAGGAGAAAATCTTAAACTTCACGGCCTCCCTCTCGGGCAGCTATGGAATAGCACTATCCCCTGGCAAGTACAGTCTGAAAATAGAAGCTGGAAAGAGTGCCGAGCTCCATGTTAGGGTCTACAACACTGGAACGAGTCCACTCACCAATGTTAAACTCAATGTTGAGCTACCAGAGGACTGGAAAACAAAGGCCCAAATCACCCCTGAGAGGATGTCAGAGCTAGGGAGGGACGAAGTGGCCGAGTTCACAGTAAAGTTTACAGTCCCCGCAAACGTTGATTCTGGGGACTACGTTGTCAAGATTTCAGCAGTCAGTGACCAGGACAAGTCAGAGGAGAAGATCAGAGTCACTGTTACGAAGGGTGGCGGCTCGGAATACATCGGTATAGCGGTAATTCTTGGTGCTCTGGTGCTCCTGGGAATCCTTCTACGGAAGTACGGCCGCCGCTAA
- a CDS encoding tRNA uridine(34) 5-carboxymethylaminomethyl modification radical SAM/GNAT enzyme Elp3: protein MGEMRDGEKFRRAVEEIARAVLAGEIKDRDELNRYKIIVSRKYHLSKIPGNSDILKAIPEEERDRFRELLKRKPTRTISGVAVVAMMTKPFPCPHGRCIYCPGGPSVGSPQSYTGKEPSALRAVQSAYHPYIIMMRRLKQLTDIGHDVDKVEVIIQGGTFPAVDLDYQEWYVKCAFKAMNDFPYFKDIENLEEKLVRLIVKGDKSVFEEDPEFKRAWELTHRKPYYYLEDEQRKNEKAKVRMVGLTIETRPDWAFERQIDRMLKLGTTRVELGVQTVFNFIHERTKRGHGVEEIIKATQLLRDAGLKINYHIMPGLPGSNFERDLYTFRKIFEDPRFRPDMLKIYPTLVTADAPLYAWYKAGKYRPYTTEEAVELLVEAYKLFPKWVRVMRIQRDIPAKLIVAGVKHSNLGQLVFNELIKRGIRPREIRFREVGHMMQKFGVQPEVEHIKLLREDYDAAGGREIFLSFEDVKNDILIGFIRLRIPSEKAHRKEINCCPSAIVRELHVYGPLVPIGGKPKYEWQHRGYGRELLAEAERIAREEFEVKKMLVISGVGVREYYRKFGYRKNGPYVAKRLDKDYAEYKKSKEFDAHLNT from the coding sequence ATGGGCGAGATGAGAGACGGTGAGAAATTCAGGAGGGCAGTTGAGGAGATAGCGAGAGCCGTGTTAGCGGGTGAGATAAAGGATAGGGACGAGCTCAACCGCTACAAGATCATCGTGTCGCGGAAGTATCACCTTTCAAAGATTCCAGGCAACTCAGACATCCTGAAGGCCATTCCAGAGGAGGAGCGCGACAGATTTAGGGAACTCCTCAAGAGGAAGCCGACGAGAACCATCAGCGGAGTTGCCGTTGTGGCCATGATGACAAAGCCCTTCCCCTGCCCGCACGGCAGGTGCATCTACTGCCCGGGCGGGCCCTCAGTTGGTTCGCCGCAGAGCTACACCGGAAAGGAGCCTTCAGCACTGAGGGCGGTCCAGAGCGCTTACCATCCATACATCATCATGATGCGCAGGCTAAAACAGCTCACCGACATCGGCCATGACGTTGACAAGGTGGAAGTCATAATCCAGGGCGGAACTTTTCCGGCCGTTGACCTCGACTATCAGGAATGGTACGTTAAGTGCGCCTTCAAGGCCATGAACGACTTTCCGTACTTCAAGGACATAGAGAACCTTGAGGAGAAGCTCGTGAGGCTCATAGTTAAGGGCGACAAGTCTGTTTTCGAGGAAGACCCCGAGTTCAAGAGGGCCTGGGAGCTGACCCACAGGAAGCCCTACTACTACCTCGAAGACGAGCAGAGGAAGAACGAGAAGGCCAAGGTCAGGATGGTCGGCCTCACTATAGAGACCCGTCCCGACTGGGCCTTCGAGAGGCAGATAGACAGGATGCTCAAACTGGGAACGACAAGGGTCGAGCTCGGAGTTCAGACGGTATTCAACTTCATCCACGAGAGGACTAAGAGGGGTCACGGCGTTGAGGAGATAATAAAGGCCACCCAGTTGCTTCGCGATGCCGGCTTGAAGATAAACTACCACATAATGCCCGGCCTGCCGGGGAGTAACTTTGAGAGGGATCTGTACACCTTCAGGAAGATATTCGAAGATCCCCGCTTCCGCCCGGACATGCTGAAGATCTATCCAACCCTCGTTACCGCAGATGCTCCTCTTTACGCATGGTACAAGGCTGGCAAGTACAGGCCCTACACGACGGAGGAGGCCGTTGAGCTCCTCGTTGAGGCCTACAAGCTCTTCCCGAAGTGGGTTAGGGTTATGAGAATCCAGAGAGACATACCGGCTAAGCTCATCGTTGCGGGGGTTAAGCACTCAAACCTCGGCCAGCTCGTCTTCAACGAACTGATAAAGAGGGGAATACGGCCGAGGGAGATCCGCTTTAGGGAAGTCGGCCACATGATGCAGAAGTTCGGAGTCCAGCCCGAGGTTGAACACATAAAACTCCTCCGCGAGGACTACGACGCCGCTGGGGGAAGGGAGATATTCCTGAGTTTCGAAGACGTGAAGAACGACATACTGATAGGCTTTATCCGCCTCAGAATCCCGAGCGAGAAGGCTCACAGGAAGGAGATAAACTGCTGTCCGTCTGCCATAGTGAGGGAACTACACGTATACGGCCCGCTCGTGCCCATAGGTGGAAAGCCGAAGTACGAGTGGCAGCACCGCGGGTATGGCAGGGAGCTTCTAGCAGAGGCCGAGAGGATTGCTCGCGAGGAGTTCGAGGTCAAGAAGATGCTCGTCATCAGCGGCGTCGGTGTCAGAGAGTACTACAGGAAGTTCGGCTACAGGAAGAACGGACCGTACGTGGCGAAGAGACTCGACAAGGACTATGCTGAGTACAAAAAGAGCAAAGAGTTCGACGCACACCTGAACACCTAA
- a CDS encoding HdeD family acid-resistance protein, giving the protein MKYGEVGKNWVWMLGLGLIFITLGVAGLMVLPLLSITSVTLFGAFMVVGGVLQMVQGITKAREWKSRTLHIVMGLIYVLGGIFAMINPVLATAIYTLILGLSLMFIGFLRIAVAFQNKDVSQWALMVLSGVLTVFLGLLIVLQWPWSSLWAVGLFISIDLIMAGANYIAIALAAKVEHEAEAKAAGG; this is encoded by the coding sequence ATGAAGTACGGAGAAGTCGGGAAGAACTGGGTCTGGATGCTCGGACTTGGACTGATATTCATAACCCTTGGAGTTGCCGGGCTGATGGTTCTGCCCCTGCTCAGCATAACCAGTGTAACTCTCTTTGGAGCGTTCATGGTCGTCGGTGGAGTTCTCCAGATGGTTCAGGGTATCACAAAGGCTAGGGAGTGGAAGAGCAGAACCTTACACATCGTAATGGGACTCATCTATGTCCTCGGTGGAATCTTCGCAATGATAAACCCCGTCCTCGCGACTGCAATATACACGCTTATCCTCGGCCTGTCTCTGATGTTCATAGGCTTTCTCAGGATTGCCGTTGCCTTCCAGAACAAGGACGTCTCCCAGTGGGCACTCATGGTGCTCTCTGGAGTTCTGACTGTCTTTCTGGGCCTGCTGATAGTCCTCCAGTGGCCGTGGTCCAGCCTCTGGGCGGTTGGCCTGTTCATATCCATAGACCTTATAATGGCCGGTGCCAACTACATAGCGATAGCCCTCGCTGCCAAGGTCGAGCATGAGGCGGAGGCAAAAGCTGCAGGCGGGTGA
- a CDS encoding iron-containing alcohol dehydrogenase, whose amino-acid sequence MVTGRSSTKKTGLLYRVQELLKKAGVESIVFDRVIPNPISTHVDEAAELARRENVDFVVGLGGGSAIDSAKAIAMTAKSGGKYWDYVPAVGGGKKPSGALPIVAIPTTHGTGTEADPYAVITNPETKEKQGIGYDVLFPKFSIVDPEVMVTLPQNQTVYTSMDAFYHSIEAFLNVRAQPYSDVLALDSMRRVVTYLPIAYENLQDLEARTQLAWASTEAGITETLTGVIANHALEHGLSGFYPEVPHGLGLCILGPYLFEYILDHAYERLAIVGREVFGVYESNDRKAAELAVKKLRDFQSLFGVNKKLRELGVKEEDIPKMAETAYRMMKGVIDVTPGNLSVEDLEEIYRRAY is encoded by the coding sequence ATGGTCACGGGGAGGAGCAGCACTAAGAAAACTGGCCTCCTCTACAGGGTTCAGGAGCTTCTCAAGAAGGCGGGCGTTGAGAGCATCGTCTTCGACAGAGTCATTCCGAATCCGATTTCAACCCACGTGGATGAAGCCGCTGAGCTCGCGAGGAGGGAGAATGTGGACTTCGTCGTGGGGCTCGGCGGCGGAAGCGCGATAGACAGCGCCAAGGCAATAGCCATGACCGCCAAGAGCGGGGGCAAGTACTGGGACTACGTTCCGGCCGTCGGCGGAGGAAAAAAGCCGAGCGGGGCGCTGCCGATAGTGGCGATCCCCACAACCCACGGGACTGGCACAGAGGCAGACCCCTACGCGGTCATAACCAACCCTGAAACGAAGGAGAAGCAGGGGATAGGGTACGATGTCCTCTTTCCGAAGTTTTCAATAGTCGACCCTGAGGTCATGGTAACCCTGCCACAGAACCAGACCGTCTACACATCGATGGACGCTTTCTACCACTCCATCGAAGCTTTCCTCAACGTCAGGGCCCAGCCATACTCCGACGTCCTGGCCCTCGACTCGATGAGACGAGTTGTTACCTACCTCCCGATAGCCTACGAAAACCTCCAAGACCTGGAAGCAAGAACCCAGCTCGCCTGGGCGAGCACCGAGGCGGGGATAACCGAGACCCTAACGGGAGTTATAGCGAACCACGCTCTCGAACACGGGCTCAGCGGGTTCTACCCCGAAGTGCCCCACGGGTTGGGACTGTGCATCCTGGGGCCATACCTGTTCGAGTACATCCTCGATCACGCCTACGAGCGCCTTGCAATCGTTGGCAGGGAGGTTTTCGGGGTCTACGAGAGCAACGACAGAAAGGCTGCAGAGCTCGCGGTCAAGAAGCTCCGCGACTTCCAGAGTCTCTTTGGAGTCAACAAGAAGCTCAGGGAGCTCGGCGTGAAGGAGGAGGACATTCCGAAGATGGCGGAAACGGCCTACAGGATGATGAAGGGTGTTATAGACGTCACGCCGGGGAATCTGAGCGTTGAGGATCTTGAGGAGATTTACAGGAGGGCATACTGA
- a CDS encoding ABC transporter permease: MIGAIAEKEFRDNLTSKRFFVVFGFLLAVVVLSLILVKLDLYGMYMPGGDDEAPKVYHVLWGVNYLIGSVGGIFALALGFDAVTKEKENRTMNVLMGHPVFRDQVILGKILGGAITLAVSVLITALIMTGLLLWIGVTIDSYARMVMYFLVMYLYFMVFFTMGVAFSAHSSSSGSALMYALVAFLILTTLTLPVAELVAYGVAGPRPQEPEELRAYYEEMERIFSSENVTPEDMAKMEDIQKKMEVLQEEYSQKIEEWSKKYWKTIEYVQIISPEYDFDQVSEYVLNPEKGSEDWFVYYDRDFDEEEPPSYSLSESLSFVKKELGMMVAYLVLWTVIAYLGFVRAEIR, encoded by the coding sequence ATGATCGGTGCTATTGCTGAAAAAGAGTTTAGAGATAATCTAACGAGTAAAAGGTTCTTTGTAGTGTTCGGTTTCCTTCTTGCAGTAGTCGTACTGTCCCTGATCCTGGTTAAACTGGACCTGTACGGAATGTACATGCCGGGCGGGGATGATGAAGCTCCCAAGGTGTACCACGTCCTCTGGGGCGTCAACTACCTTATCGGCTCCGTTGGAGGGATCTTTGCCCTAGCCCTCGGCTTCGACGCCGTGACGAAGGAGAAGGAGAACAGAACCATGAACGTTCTGATGGGGCATCCCGTCTTCAGAGACCAGGTGATACTGGGGAAGATACTTGGGGGGGCTATAACGCTGGCGGTCTCCGTCCTCATAACTGCCCTCATAATGACCGGGCTTCTCCTGTGGATAGGCGTTACTATCGACAGCTACGCTAGGATGGTGATGTACTTCCTCGTAATGTACCTCTACTTCATGGTCTTTTTCACAATGGGGGTGGCGTTTTCGGCCCACTCCAGCTCAAGTGGCAGCGCCCTCATGTACGCCTTAGTGGCCTTTTTAATTCTCACCACTTTAACCCTCCCCGTGGCGGAGCTCGTTGCCTACGGCGTCGCCGGTCCAAGGCCGCAGGAGCCTGAGGAGCTGAGGGCTTACTACGAGGAAATGGAGCGCATATTCAGCAGTGAAAATGTGACCCCCGAAGACATGGCAAAGATGGAGGATATTCAGAAAAAGATGGAGGTACTGCAGGAGGAGTACAGCCAAAAAATTGAGGAGTGGAGCAAAAAGTACTGGAAAACTATAGAGTACGTTCAGATAATATCGCCTGAATATGACTTCGACCAGGTGTCTGAGTACGTTCTCAACCCAGAGAAGGGCTCTGAGGATTGGTTCGTTTATTACGATAGAGACTTTGATGAAGAGGAGCCCCCGAGCTACAGCCTCTCAGAGAGCCTGTCCTTCGTCAAGAAGGAGCTCGGAATGATGGTGGCATACCTCGTGCTCTGGACGGTTATTGCATACCTGGGCTTCGTGAGGGCTGAGATCAGGTGA
- a CDS encoding ATP-binding protein, producing MRFIDRERELEVLRKARERSRKKLYTLAIYGLRRVGKTRLLREFLGEKDIYFFVNREKGSTGLLREYENILREKGVITKRERIESWDDFFEVLFERFEGVVAFDEFQDFRFVEPSVYPTLQRLIDENEERKNLLLIFTGSTIGMIEKLFRDSKEPLYGRIKREIHLKPLDIRGSYEMARELDIVKLDDFFKVHSVFGGFPRYWVAIEDEGLEGRSAEEILRELFFEEYAPLAEEVPKMLSLEFGKRSGVYYDILEAIANGATSISGIAGYLNRDETSLTRQLRELVYYFRLVDYDRAVLGKRSILHISHPLIAFWFRFVQPKLSMYEFERRKVWEEVKKGLGDYMGKRFDFACRELVLLEELPFRPATIGRHWGYYREDGVKKVYEIDVVALDETGKRAIFGECKWRNRAQNGKKLVEELRKNVELTGWKGEAHYLLIGKSFKHVPEGVKVIDEDRIRELLEGSE from the coding sequence ATGCGGTTTATCGACCGCGAGAGGGAGCTTGAGGTCTTGCGTAAAGCGAGGGAAAGGAGCAGAAAAAAGCTCTACACCCTAGCCATTTACGGTCTGAGAAGGGTTGGCAAAACGCGGCTCTTGAGAGAATTCTTAGGGGAGAAAGACATTTATTTCTTCGTTAATCGGGAGAAGGGAAGCACAGGGTTGCTCAGGGAATACGAAAACATCCTCCGGGAAAAGGGCGTGATAACGAAGAGGGAGAGAATAGAAAGCTGGGACGATTTTTTTGAGGTTCTCTTTGAGAGGTTTGAAGGAGTGGTCGCCTTCGACGAGTTCCAGGACTTCAGGTTTGTAGAGCCCTCGGTTTACCCTACCCTTCAGAGGCTCATCGATGAGAACGAGGAGAGGAAAAACCTCCTCTTGATCTTTACAGGTTCAACTATCGGGATGATCGAAAAGCTGTTCAGGGATTCAAAGGAGCCCCTGTACGGGAGAATAAAGCGTGAGATTCACCTTAAGCCGCTGGACATCCGTGGGAGCTACGAAATGGCGAGAGAACTCGATATTGTAAAGCTGGACGATTTCTTTAAGGTTCACTCGGTGTTCGGGGGCTTTCCGCGCTACTGGGTGGCCATCGAGGATGAAGGTCTGGAAGGGAGAAGCGCAGAGGAAATCCTGAGGGAGCTGTTTTTCGAGGAATACGCCCCTCTCGCCGAAGAAGTGCCCAAGATGCTCTCCCTTGAGTTCGGAAAGAGATCTGGGGTTTACTATGATATCTTGGAGGCCATAGCCAACGGGGCCACCTCGATAAGCGGAATAGCCGGCTATCTCAACAGGGACGAAACTTCTCTGACTAGACAGCTCAGGGAGCTCGTTTACTATTTCAGACTTGTTGACTACGACAGGGCAGTTCTTGGGAAAAGGAGCATCCTCCACATAAGCCACCCGCTGATAGCTTTCTGGTTCAGGTTCGTTCAGCCAAAGCTGAGCATGTACGAGTTCGAGAGAAGGAAAGTGTGGGAAGAAGTGAAAAAGGGGCTGGGCGATTACATGGGCAAGAGGTTTGACTTCGCCTGCAGGGAGCTGGTTCTCCTTGAGGAACTGCCCTTCAGGCCAGCGACCATCGGAAGACACTGGGGATATTACAGGGAAGACGGAGTTAAGAAGGTGTACGAAATAGACGTTGTCGCCCTTGACGAGACCGGAAAGCGCGCAATATTCGGAGAGTGCAAATGGAGAAACCGTGCCCAGAATGGGAAGAAACTCGTGGAAGAACTCAGAAAGAATGTAGAGCTGACTGGCTGGAAGGGGGAAGCCCACTATCTCCTGATTGGTAAGAGTTTCAAGCACGTCCCTGAGGGGGTTAAGGTTATAGATGAGGACAGGATTAGAGAACTCCTGGAGGGATCAGAATGA